TGAGCCTCGCGAATACGCTGGCCGCGATGGCCGTCGGCGTCGACCGCTTCGACGCCTCGGTCTGTGGCCTCGGCGGCGGGGTCGTCCTCCCCGGCGGGATGTCGGGGGTCGGCAACACGCCGACGGAGGATCTCGTCCAGATGCTGACGCGGATGGGCGTGGAGAACGGCGTCGACTTCGAGAAGATAGAGGCCGCGGCCCACGACGTTTCTGAACAGTTGGGCCTCGGCGTGACGAGCCACGTCCTCGCGGGCGGGACCGTCGAGGGCGTCCTCGAAACTGTCGCGGCCGACAACGAGGACGCGGCCGATGCAGCCGATGCGGACGACGCGGACGACGAACAATGACGATCCAGACAGGACCATGACCGGAAAGACACTTGCCGAAAAACTCCTCTCGGAGAAGTCCGGAACCGACGCCCGTGCGGGCGACTACGTCGAGGCCGAAATCGACGTGGCGATGGCCCACGACATCACGGGGCCGCTCGCGTTCCAGACCTTCCACGAGGTGGCGGGCGAGGACGCCGACCTGTTCGCGCCCGACCGTACCGTCTTCACTATCGACCACCACGCCCCGGCCGACGGGGTACAGGCCGCGAACAACCACAACGCAGTCCGGGATTTCGCCGCCAAACACGGGGCCCACCAGTTTGACGTCGGCGACGGCATCTGCCACGCCGTCCTCGTCGAGGAGGGCTTCGTCCGTCCCGGCGACCTCGTCATCGGCGCGGACTCACACTCGACAACCTACGGCGGCATCGGGGCCTTCGGGACGGGCGTCGGCTCGACCGACCTCGGGACCGCGCTCGCGACGGGCGAACTCTGGTTCCGCGTGCCCGAGACGCTGAAGTTCGAGGTCGAGGGCGACCTCGCCGACGGCGTCTACGCGAAGGACCTCATTCTTCGATTTATTGGCGACGTCGGCTTCGACGGCTGTACGTACAAAGCCGCCGAGTACACGGGTAGCACCATCGAATCGCTCCCGATTCACGAGCGACTCGTCCTCTCGAACATGGCCATCGAGATGGGTGGCAAGGCGGGCTTCGTCGCCCCCGACGAGCGGACGGTCGACTACCTCGAACGGCAGACGGGCAACGACATCGAGCTCGACGGCAGTCTCCGTTCGGACGACGATGCGGAGTTCGACGAGGTCTACACGTATCGGGCAGCAGACCTCGCGCCGCAGGTCTCGAAACCCTCGAACCCCGAGAACGCTGTCGACGTGACGGAGGTCGAAGGCACAGAAATTGACCAGCTGTTC
This sequence is a window from Halogranum gelatinilyticum. Protein-coding genes within it:
- a CDS encoding 3-isopropylmalate dehydratase large subunit, with translation MTGKTLAEKLLSEKSGTDARAGDYVEAEIDVAMAHDITGPLAFQTFHEVAGEDADLFAPDRTVFTIDHHAPADGVQAANNHNAVRDFAAKHGAHQFDVGDGICHAVLVEEGFVRPGDLVIGADSHSTTYGGIGAFGTGVGSTDLGTALATGELWFRVPETLKFEVEGDLADGVYAKDLILRFIGDVGFDGCTYKAAEYTGSTIESLPIHERLVLSNMAIEMGGKAGFVAPDERTVDYLERQTGNDIELDGSLRSDDDAEFDEVYTYRAADLAPQVSKPSNPENAVDVTEVEGTEIDQLFVGTCTNGRYEDIKVVADILAGEELAPNVRMVVVPASKSVYQHMLHTGVFQTLTDAGAVIQSAGCGPCAGYHQGVLGDDDVCLATANRNFPGREGSMDSKVYLSSPATVGASALYGEITDPRSIETTRHDDTVFAEVSP